A single genomic interval of Antechinus flavipes isolate AdamAnt ecotype Samford, QLD, Australia chromosome 1, AdamAnt_v2, whole genome shotgun sequence harbors:
- the LOC127548265 gene encoding olfactory receptor 7D2-like produces the protein MVTCPRSQRKASPIIPENQTKFTEFILLLFSEKPEQQESLFGLFLAIYLVTVVGNLFIMLTIGSDSQLHTPMYFFLSNLSFVDLCLVSTTVPNMLVSILRENKAIPYTDCLTQMYFFMVFVSLDNFLLTAMAYDRFVAICHPLRYTAIMNPRLCGLLVLLSWLSVVSLFYGTAFGVYWSSSVTHSSWKRTVASAMYSVVTPTLNPFIYTLRNKDIKDALRKDQIRAIADQEEVYASRDIGPSS, from the exons atggtgacttgtccaagatcacaaag aaaagcCAGTCCCATAATACctgaaaaccaaacaaaattcACAGAATTTATACTCCTGCTATTTTCTGAGAAACCAGAACAGCAGGAGTCTCTCTTTGGGCTGTTTTTGGCCATTTACTTGGTCACAGTGGTTGGAAACTTGTTCATAATGTTGACCATTGGCTCTGACTCTCAACTCCACACTCCAATGTACTTTTTCCTTTCTAACTTATCCTTTGTAGATCTCTGCTTGGTATCTACCACAGTCCCCAATATGTTGGTGAGCATCTTAAGAGAAAACAAGGCTATCCCCTATACTGACTGTCTTACCCAGATGTACTTCTttatggtttttgtttctttggataatttcctcctcACTGCAATGGCCTATGACCGTTTTGTGGCTATCTGTCATCCTCTACGCTATACAGCCATCATGAACCCTAGACTGTGTGGCCTGCTGGTGCTGCTTTCCTGG CTCTCTGTTGTTTCCTTGTTCTATGGTACAGCATTCGGAGTGTATTGGAGCTCCTCAGTTACCCACTCTTCCTGGAAGAGGACAGTTGCCTCAGCAATGTATTCTGTGGTCACACCCACATTGAACCCTTTCATTTATACACTAAGGAATAAAGACATAAAAGATGCCCTCAGGAAA GACCAGATACGGGCTATTGCAGACCAGGAGGAAGTCTATGCCTCCAGAGATATTGGCCCAAGTTCCTAG